The proteins below are encoded in one region of Streptomyces ficellus:
- a CDS encoding SpoIIE family protein phosphatase, whose protein sequence is MGATGASPDDPARTGAVPAPGGLLDALNVAAVLLDDEGRIDLWSPQAEKLFGYSAEEALGRFAGHLLIDEVHLDEVLALFAKVMDEGESWAGVFPVRHKNGSTRLVEFRNMRLQDDQSDYYALGLAADQAILRNVERNLALSAQLVSQSPIGLGVLDTDLRYISVNPAEERMNGVPAAEHVGRHVHEVLPYLDPRFAAATSEVLATGVPIVDQYVVGRTPADPDHDHAWSISYYRLESPNGKVLGVATSSVDVTDRHRAIEEQRRTALTLQRSLLPHPPARRPGLEVAYRYRPAQATMEIGGDWFDVIPLRAGKTALVVGDVMGSGVVAAAAMGQLRTATRTLADLDLPPGRLLHHLDHITDDLDTIATCVYAVYDPDASQCHVSLAGHLPPVLLHADGTRELLDLPTGAPLGGIGVAFHTTRVDVGAGDQLVLYTDGLVETRDQPIDTRLDTLLDVLDDPGRSLEDTCDLLLRNLRHAGDHDDVALLVARTGPRPTGTPDPHT, encoded by the coding sequence ATGGGTGCGACCGGGGCCTCGCCGGACGATCCCGCCCGGACGGGCGCCGTACCGGCGCCGGGCGGGCTGCTCGACGCGCTGAACGTGGCCGCCGTCCTGCTGGACGACGAGGGCAGGATCGACCTCTGGAGCCCCCAGGCGGAGAAGCTCTTCGGCTACAGCGCCGAGGAGGCACTCGGCCGGTTCGCCGGGCACCTGCTCATCGACGAGGTGCACCTGGACGAGGTCCTGGCGCTGTTCGCCAAGGTCATGGACGAGGGCGAAAGCTGGGCCGGCGTCTTCCCCGTCCGCCACAAGAACGGCTCCACGCGGCTGGTGGAGTTCCGGAACATGCGGCTCCAGGACGACCAGAGCGACTACTACGCCCTCGGCCTGGCCGCGGACCAGGCGATACTGCGGAACGTCGAGCGGAACCTGGCCCTGTCCGCCCAGCTGGTGTCCCAGTCGCCGATCGGGCTGGGCGTCCTGGACACGGACCTGCGCTACATCTCCGTCAACCCGGCGGAGGAACGCATGAACGGCGTGCCCGCCGCCGAGCACGTCGGGCGGCACGTCCACGAGGTGCTGCCGTACCTGGACCCCCGCTTCGCGGCCGCGACGAGCGAAGTCCTGGCCACCGGCGTGCCGATCGTGGACCAGTACGTCGTCGGCCGCACCCCGGCCGACCCGGACCACGACCACGCCTGGTCCATCTCCTACTACCGGCTGGAATCCCCCAACGGGAAGGTGCTCGGGGTCGCCACCTCCAGCGTGGACGTCACCGACCGGCACCGCGCCATCGAGGAGCAGCGCCGTACCGCCCTCACCCTCCAGCGCAGCCTGCTGCCCCACCCGCCCGCCCGCCGGCCGGGCCTGGAGGTCGCCTACCGCTACCGCCCCGCACAGGCCACGATGGAGATCGGCGGCGACTGGTTCGACGTCATCCCCCTCCGCGCCGGCAAGACCGCCCTCGTCGTGGGCGACGTGATGGGCAGCGGCGTGGTGGCCGCCGCCGCCATGGGGCAACTGCGCACCGCCACCCGGACCCTGGCCGACCTCGACCTGCCCCCCGGACGCCTCCTGCACCACCTCGATCACATCACCGACGATCTCGACACCATCGCGACCTGCGTCTACGCGGTGTACGACCCCGACGCGTCGCAGTGCCACGTCTCCCTCGCGGGCCACCTGCCCCCCGTACTCCTCCACGCGGACGGCACGCGCGAACTGCTCGACCTGCCGACCGGCGCCCCGCTGGGCGGTATCGGCGTCGCCTTCCACACCACCCGCGTCGACGTCGGGGCGGGCGACCAGCTCGTCCTCTACACCGACGGCCTGGTCGAGACCCGGGACCAGCCGATCGACACCCGGCTGGACACCCTCCTGGACGTCCTGGACGATCCGGGCAGGTCACTGGAGGACACCTGCGACCTGCTCCTGCGGAACCTGCGCCACGCCGGGGACCACGACGACGTGGCGCTGCTCGTCGCACGCACGGGCCCCCGCCCCACCGGCACACCGGACCCGCACACCTGA